The following are encoded together in the Cynocephalus volans isolate mCynVol1 chromosome 4, mCynVol1.pri, whole genome shotgun sequence genome:
- the LOC134377118 gene encoding protein S100-A10 has translation MPSQMEHAMETMMFTFHKFAGDKGYLTKEDLRVLMEKEFPGFLENQKDPLAVDKIMKDLDQCRDGKVGFQSFFSLIAGLTIACNDYFVVHMKQKGKK, from the coding sequence ATGCCCTCTCAAATGGAACATGCCATGGAAACCATGATGTTTACGTTTCATAAATTTGCCGGGGATAAAGGCTACTTAACAAAGGAGGATCTGAGAGTACTCATGGAAAAGGAGTTCCCTGgatttttagaaaatcaaaaagaccCTCTGGCAGTGGACAAAATAATGAAGGACCTGGACCAGTGCCGAGATGGCAAAGTGGGCTTCCAGAGCTTCTTTTCACTAATTGCAGGCCTCACCATTGCGTGCAACGACTATTTTGTAGTACACATGAAGCAGAAGGGAAAGAAGTAG